The Thalassoroseus pseudoceratinae genome has a segment encoding these proteins:
- the rsmB gene encoding 16S rRNA (cytosine(967)-C(5))-methyltransferase RsmB, with amino-acid sequence MSPTNRIPQSPRDLAFIVLKDARTESVFVDESLDRRLNASDLSPQDRGFAMELVYGVTRRKMTLDAVITNFVDRPRKSIEDDLWLLLQLGVYQLLMLDSIPSHAAVHETVEVGRRVGSARWTGLLNGVLRAVSRNVTEEYTTELAADAVPQTAGQFRKFPEPVFDDPQKQPVRHFASAFSFPRWLVKRWHRRFSLEEMTALGFWFNTPPPLWLRVNPVPLDENLETSREQLLAQLRELDLECRAGELPEAIEMQSQVRPESLPGFADGLFAVQDLTAMRAATWLDPQPGESVLDLCAAPGGKTTHLAERMQNQGRLIATDIRPQRLDRVIENATRLRLTIVEPQLIQADGSDTPDGPFDAVLVDAPCSNTGVLGRRPDARWRIRPDDLQELRPLQERLLKAACDRVGSGGRVLYSTCSIEPEENREVVDAVLAERPEMQFTKDQTHHPGRPADGGYLALLHRK; translated from the coding sequence ATGTCGCCCACAAATCGAATCCCCCAATCGCCACGTGACCTCGCGTTCATCGTGTTGAAAGATGCGCGAACCGAGTCCGTGTTTGTCGATGAGAGTTTGGATCGGCGTTTGAACGCGTCCGATCTATCGCCTCAAGATCGGGGATTCGCGATGGAATTGGTTTACGGTGTCACTCGCCGGAAGATGACACTCGACGCCGTCATCACGAATTTTGTCGATCGGCCGCGAAAATCCATTGAAGATGATTTGTGGTTATTGCTGCAACTTGGCGTGTATCAACTGCTCATGCTCGATTCGATTCCATCGCACGCTGCGGTCCATGAAACGGTCGAAGTTGGTCGGCGAGTTGGGTCAGCACGTTGGACCGGTCTGCTGAACGGTGTCCTACGGGCAGTTTCACGAAACGTGACGGAGGAATACACGACGGAATTGGCTGCGGATGCGGTCCCGCAGACGGCCGGACAATTCCGCAAGTTCCCCGAACCCGTTTTCGACGATCCGCAGAAGCAACCCGTTCGGCATTTTGCGTCGGCGTTCAGTTTTCCGCGTTGGCTTGTAAAACGTTGGCATCGCCGGTTTTCTCTCGAAGAGATGACTGCATTGGGGTTCTGGTTCAACACGCCACCGCCACTTTGGCTGCGAGTCAATCCGGTCCCGCTTGACGAGAACCTCGAAACGTCGCGTGAGCAATTGCTTGCCCAGCTTCGAGAGTTGGACCTTGAGTGTCGGGCAGGGGAGTTGCCCGAAGCAATCGAAATGCAAAGCCAGGTCCGCCCCGAATCGCTGCCAGGATTCGCTGACGGGCTGTTTGCGGTGCAAGATTTGACTGCCATGCGAGCCGCGACTTGGCTTGATCCGCAGCCCGGCGAATCGGTCTTAGATTTGTGTGCTGCTCCTGGCGGCAAGACAACGCACCTGGCTGAGCGAATGCAAAACCAGGGTCGATTGATCGCGACCGACATTCGTCCGCAACGGTTGGACCGAGTCATTGAAAACGCGACTCGGCTCCGACTCACAATCGTGGAACCACAACTTATTCAAGCAGATGGTTCCGACACACCGGATGGTCCGTTCGATGCGGTTCTGGTCGATGCCCCGTGTTCGAACACCGGCGTGCTTGGTCGTCGTCCAGATGCCCGCTGGCGAATCCGTCCCGACGACTTACAGGAACTCCGCCCGTTGCAAGAACGCTTGCTAAAGGCAGCGTGTGACCGGGTTGGATCCGGTGGGCGAGTGTTGTATTCGACGTGCAGTATCGAACCGGAAGAGAACCGCGAAGTCGTGGACGCGGTCTTGGCAGAGCGGCCAGAGATGCAGTTCACTAAAGACCAAACCCACCATCCCGGTCGCCCGGCAGATGGTGGGTATTTGGCGTTACTGCATCGAAAATAG
- a CDS encoding phosphoglycerate kinase, whose protein sequence is MAKKTIADVDVSGKTVLMRVDFNVPLDGENITDDRRIRMALPSIKSVLDRGGKLILMSHLGRPAGDGSADDKKFSLAPAAKRLGELLGSNVVFAEDTVGDDAKAKVAALAAGDTLVLENLRFNKGEKKGDREFAGKLASFADIYCNDAFGTCHRTDASMLAVPEAMGDQPKVVGFLVEKEIQYLTDAISTPERPFVAILGGAKVSDKIEVIENLLGKCDQVLIGGAMAYTFSLAQGGKVGGSLVEEDKVDLAKSLIEKGGDKLVLPVDTHCGDDFKSECNKQVVAAGEIPDGWEGFDIGPETAKKYSELLASAKTIVWNGPMGVFEMPPFDEGTKTVAKAVADADATSIIGGGDSAAAVDQLGFADQVSHVSTGGGASLEMLKGGEFAAVKALDDK, encoded by the coding sequence ATGGCCAAGAAAACGATTGCCGACGTCGATGTTTCGGGCAAGACCGTTTTGATGCGTGTTGATTTCAATGTCCCACTCGATGGGGAGAACATCACCGATGATCGTCGGATTCGGATGGCGTTGCCTTCGATCAAGTCCGTTCTCGATCGGGGGGGAAAGTTGATCCTGATGAGCCACCTTGGTCGCCCGGCCGGCGACGGATCAGCGGACGACAAGAAGTTCAGCTTGGCACCGGCTGCAAAGCGACTCGGGGAACTGCTGGGATCGAACGTGGTCTTCGCGGAAGACACTGTCGGTGACGATGCGAAAGCCAAAGTGGCCGCACTTGCAGCAGGAGATACGTTGGTTCTAGAAAACCTGCGATTCAACAAAGGCGAGAAAAAAGGTGACCGCGAATTCGCTGGCAAACTCGCGTCGTTCGCTGACATCTACTGCAACGACGCCTTCGGAACTTGTCATCGGACAGATGCTTCGATGCTCGCCGTCCCGGAAGCCATGGGCGATCAGCCCAAAGTTGTTGGCTTCTTAGTCGAGAAGGAAATTCAGTACCTCACCGACGCAATCTCCACTCCAGAGCGACCATTCGTGGCGATCTTGGGCGGGGCGAAGGTGTCCGACAAAATCGAAGTCATCGAGAATCTGCTCGGCAAGTGTGATCAGGTTCTCATCGGCGGGGCGATGGCGTACACGTTCTCACTCGCCCAAGGTGGTAAAGTCGGCGGAAGTCTCGTTGAGGAAGACAAAGTCGATCTCGCCAAAAGTCTCATTGAAAAAGGTGGCGACAAACTCGTTCTGCCGGTTGATACGCACTGTGGTGACGATTTCAAATCGGAATGCAACAAGCAAGTCGTCGCGGCGGGGGAAATTCCTGACGGTTGGGAAGGTTTCGACATCGGCCCGGAAACAGCCAAGAAGTACAGTGAACTCTTGGCGTCGGCAAAAACGATTGTTTGGAACGGTCCAATGGGCGTATTTGAAATGCCGCCCTTCGACGAAGGCACCAAGACCGTTGCCAAAGCCGTCGCCGATGCGGATGCGACAAGCATCATCGGTGGTGGCGACAGTGCGGCGGCCGTCGATCAACTCGGATTCGCCGACCAAGTCAGCCACGTCAGCACCGGTGGCGGTGCCAGCTTGGAAATGCTCAAAGGCGGTGAGTTCGCAGCGGTCAAAGCGCTTGACGACAAATAG
- a CDS encoding AAA family ATPase, with protein MNLTPPSNVRQRLERLKSNLSGVIQGKGECIDILLVAVLAGGSVLMDDVPGVGKTTLAKALANSIDLSFQRVQFTPDLLPSDILGSSIYNPVDGNFQFRRGPIFCNVLLADEINRASPRTQSALLEAMSESQATIDGVCHPLHAPFFVLATQNPIDFHGTYPLPEAQLDRFLIQLHLGYPDLDDEVNILFSQSLSHPVDDLQPVLSQEELLSLQEIVTHVHVERNVAEYIVRIVQESRTDSRLKLGVSPRGSLMLFRAAQATAYQAGRDFVLPDDVQKVAPYVLPHRVVLTSKAKYGSASRGEVVQSLLERVDVPV; from the coding sequence ATGAATCTCACTCCGCCCAGCAATGTTCGGCAGCGTTTGGAACGCCTGAAATCCAACCTGAGCGGCGTGATTCAGGGGAAGGGCGAGTGTATCGACATCCTGTTGGTCGCGGTGCTTGCCGGTGGATCGGTGTTGATGGACGATGTGCCCGGCGTTGGCAAAACGACCTTGGCCAAAGCATTGGCCAATTCGATCGACCTGTCCTTTCAGCGCGTCCAATTCACACCAGATTTGTTGCCAAGTGATATTCTTGGGTCGTCGATCTACAACCCGGTCGACGGCAATTTTCAGTTCCGACGCGGGCCGATTTTCTGCAATGTGCTTCTCGCGGACGAAATTAACCGAGCTTCGCCGCGAACACAGTCGGCGTTGTTGGAGGCGATGAGCGAGTCCCAAGCCACAATCGACGGTGTCTGTCACCCGTTGCATGCTCCGTTCTTCGTGTTGGCGACACAAAACCCGATCGATTTCCACGGAACCTACCCGCTACCAGAGGCTCAGTTGGATCGGTTTCTGATCCAACTGCACTTGGGATATCCGGATTTGGACGATGAAGTCAACATTCTGTTCTCGCAATCGCTGTCACACCCTGTTGATGACTTGCAACCGGTCCTTTCCCAGGAGGAGTTGCTTTCACTTCAGGAGATCGTGACCCACGTGCACGTGGAACGCAATGTGGCCGAGTATATCGTTCGAATTGTTCAGGAGTCCCGCACAGACAGCCGATTGAAACTGGGGGTCAGTCCGCGTGGGTCTCTTATGCTCTTCCGGGCGGCCCAGGCGACCGCGTACCAAGCCGGACGGGACTTCGTGCTTCCGGACGATGTGCAAAAAGTTGCCCCGTATGTTCTTCCGCACCGAGTTGTGCTGACCTCGAAAGCCAAGTATGGCAGCGCTTCTCGGGGCGAGGTCGTCCAATCGTTGTTGGAGCGGGTGGATGTTCCGGTCTGA
- a CDS encoding serine/threonine-protein kinase — protein MLKSRQRLGKYRIEQRLADGGFGAVFRAMDTIEGIRVAIKVPHQHVLNDDVLEDFRREVRLTARLDHNNILSLKNASFIDDYFVIVFPLGEKSLADRLRSRMSLKTVLELSDQMIEAVAYAHRQKIIHCDIKPENFILFPGNRVRLTDFGIAKVAQKTIKASGSGTVGYMSPEQAMGKPSSRSDVFSLGLCIYRMLTGNLPEYPFDWPPPGFTALRRRVHADLLQVLKKSMELDPKSRYRDADQMLRIFRPAARKSLALATTRRATARKSAVSRAR, from the coding sequence GTGCTCAAATCCCGCCAAAGACTTGGAAAATACCGGATTGAACAACGACTTGCCGATGGCGGCTTCGGGGCTGTTTTTCGCGCGATGGACACGATCGAAGGGATTCGTGTCGCCATCAAGGTGCCGCATCAGCATGTGCTCAACGATGACGTCCTCGAGGATTTCCGACGTGAAGTCCGATTGACGGCTCGGCTTGATCACAACAACATTCTTTCGCTCAAGAACGCAAGTTTCATCGACGATTACTTCGTGATCGTGTTCCCGCTCGGTGAAAAATCCCTCGCGGATCGGTTACGAAGCCGAATGTCACTCAAGACGGTGTTGGAACTCAGCGATCAAATGATCGAAGCGGTGGCGTATGCTCATCGACAGAAGATCATTCACTGTGACATCAAGCCGGAAAACTTCATTCTGTTTCCGGGCAATCGCGTGCGTCTGACCGATTTCGGGATCGCCAAGGTCGCGCAGAAGACCATCAAGGCGTCGGGTTCGGGCACGGTCGGTTATATGTCACCAGAACAAGCGATGGGAAAACCTTCGAGCCGATCCGATGTCTTTTCGCTCGGATTGTGCATTTACCGGATGCTGACGGGGAACCTCCCGGAGTACCCATTTGATTGGCCGCCTCCTGGTTTCACGGCCTTGCGACGTCGTGTTCACGCCGACCTGTTGCAAGTTCTAAAAAAGTCGATGGAACTCGACCCGAAAAGTCGCTACCGCGACGCCGATCAGATGCTCAGAATCTTCCGGCCGGCCGCTCGCAAGTCACTTGCATTGGCAACCACACGCCGAGCAACTGCACGAAAATCCGCGGTCAGTCGAGCACGATGA
- a CDS encoding formate/nitrite transporter family protein — protein MTDEQQPQPTTNNPTPPSTEGTETMILLPNGRRAKRQGQIETERAQNRGREDQTYTPVIIKRNDETVRHPDDTLERAIQEGLEQIKRPQVSLALSSIAGGLIVGFSALAVAVVTQATIPLHSPMLTRLATAVVYPVGFIVCIISGAQLFTEHTATAVYPVLDRQAKFWSLLRLWGIVILGNLIGATLIAALLTSASSVVQANEGILEMGHHLVHFERSELLISSVLAGWLMAQGAWLVLATPPDFSKVALIYIVTFIIGLGGFHHSIAGTAEICMAMFTSEDFTLSDTTRFVLLALLGNMIGGSVFVAILNYGHIRQTQSVED, from the coding sequence ATGACGGACGAGCAACAGCCACAACCAACGACGAACAATCCAACTCCGCCATCCACGGAGGGCACGGAAACCATGATTCTTCTGCCGAACGGACGACGAGCCAAACGGCAAGGGCAGATCGAGACCGAACGTGCCCAGAATCGAGGTCGTGAAGATCAGACGTACACTCCGGTCATCATCAAGCGGAACGATGAAACGGTTCGCCATCCCGATGATACCCTAGAGCGGGCGATTCAAGAGGGGTTGGAACAGATCAAGCGACCGCAAGTGTCTTTGGCATTGTCGTCGATTGCGGGCGGGCTGATTGTGGGGTTTTCTGCGTTGGCAGTGGCTGTCGTCACGCAAGCGACGATTCCTTTGCACTCCCCAATGCTCACGCGACTCGCCACCGCGGTGGTTTACCCGGTCGGTTTTATCGTCTGTATCATCAGCGGAGCCCAGTTGTTCACCGAACATACCGCCACGGCGGTCTATCCAGTCTTGGACCGTCAGGCCAAGTTTTGGTCGCTTCTGCGACTTTGGGGAATTGTCATTCTTGGCAACTTAATCGGCGCCACGCTGATTGCCGCATTGCTAACTTCGGCGTCGTCGGTTGTCCAAGCTAACGAAGGCATTTTGGAAATGGGGCACCACTTGGTCCATTTCGAGCGATCGGAGTTGCTGATTAGTTCCGTGCTCGCCGGTTGGCTAATGGCTCAGGGTGCATGGTTGGTGTTAGCCACTCCGCCCGATTTCAGCAAAGTCGCACTAATTTACATTGTGACATTCATCATCGGACTCGGTGGTTTCCACCACTCGATCGCCGGAACCGCGGAAATCTGCATGGCCATGTTCACGAGCGAAGATTTCACACTCAGCGACACCACACGCTTCGTCCTGCTTGCCTTGCTCGGCAACATGATTGGCGGCAGCGTGTTTGTTGCCATTCTCAATTACGGACACATTCGGCAGACGCAATCGGTCGAGGATTGA
- a CDS encoding DUF3472 domain-containing protein, with the protein MTKTKSVSLGLTALILAATIVVPVGDVVAGKNLEGIACRSVHLGYPAPEGRTFYNEATIRKSAPGSYFMVCGWNRGYFGLQEIGNGKKVVLFSVWDSGQNNPNAVPAEKRVKILHQDADVRVGRFGGEGSGGQSFFDFDWKIGETYRCMVRATPNGPRTEYAGYFYLPKTKEWKHLVTFSTLSKGQPLRGYYSFVEDFKRNRVSTTHARVADFGSGWVETTTGEWIPLLKARFTGDANPVMNINGGKTSPTTFFLATGGETKNVDTPLREMIELPADQNRKPPEDLPK; encoded by the coding sequence ATGACCAAAACCAAATCTGTCTCTCTTGGATTGACCGCTCTGATTCTGGCGGCAACGATCGTGGTTCCCGTGGGCGACGTCGTCGCCGGCAAAAACCTTGAGGGGATCGCATGCCGGTCGGTGCATTTGGGATATCCAGCTCCCGAAGGGCGGACGTTTTACAACGAGGCTACAATACGCAAGTCCGCGCCGGGCTCGTATTTCATGGTCTGCGGTTGGAACCGGGGATATTTTGGACTGCAAGAAATCGGCAATGGCAAGAAGGTCGTTTTGTTTTCAGTCTGGGATTCTGGCCAAAACAATCCGAACGCGGTTCCTGCAGAGAAACGCGTGAAAATTCTTCACCAAGATGCGGACGTTCGAGTCGGCCGATTTGGTGGCGAAGGCTCAGGAGGGCAGTCGTTTTTCGATTTTGATTGGAAGATCGGTGAAACGTACCGTTGCATGGTCAGAGCAACTCCCAACGGACCACGCACCGAGTACGCCGGGTATTTCTATCTTCCCAAGACCAAGGAATGGAAACACCTTGTCACGTTTTCGACATTGAGCAAGGGGCAGCCACTCCGAGGGTATTACTCATTTGTCGAGGACTTTAAGCGCAATCGTGTGTCAACGACTCATGCCCGTGTTGCGGACTTCGGCTCTGGTTGGGTCGAAACAACCACAGGCGAATGGATTCCATTGCTGAAAGCTCGTTTTACCGGCGATGCAAATCCGGTCATGAACATCAACGGCGGAAAAACCTCCCCGACGACCTTTTTTCTCGCGACTGGCGGGGAAACGAAAAACGTCGATACGCCACTCCGTGAGATGATCGAACTTCCGGCGGACCAGAATCGGAAGCCACCGGAAGATTTGCCGAAATAG
- a CDS encoding (2Fe-2S)-binding protein, with protein sequence MELDDELCLCFHVSKRKVLNYLRIHQPRVPSQLADCGGAGTGCGWCVPFLKRYFQESREGDVLLADEPTADEYAMGRGGYIQSGQGSPPPGATPPPQV encoded by the coding sequence GTGGAATTGGATGACGAGTTGTGCCTTTGTTTCCATGTCTCCAAGCGGAAGGTGTTGAACTACTTGCGGATTCACCAGCCACGGGTTCCGAGTCAACTTGCGGACTGCGGAGGAGCGGGGACCGGCTGTGGTTGGTGCGTGCCGTTTCTCAAACGCTACTTTCAGGAGTCACGCGAAGGCGATGTGCTTTTGGCCGATGAGCCCACCGCAGACGAGTACGCCATGGGACGCGGTGGCTATATTCAATCCGGCCAGGGTAGCCCCCCACCCGGTGCAACTCCGCCGCCGCAAGTTTGA
- a CDS encoding OmpA/MotB family protein, with amino-acid sequence MDDEAPGVPEWVVTYGDMMSLLLTFFIMLVSLSEVVADKKYQAILEAIMQYSGYEAAPPSPEGKNFALNSVVERLDTLGSFTSGPGTGGIRQASMPGESLQILRTREGKPRRVGNPILFETGEFTLSEAALDQLVEAARQLAGKPNKIDLRGHVAHDTENTGIMLCYQRSKAVRAELIALGISPVRIRITAVGSAEPETTISDQLTPHPDRVEVMILDAFASEFIGPSELPE; translated from the coding sequence ATGGATGACGAAGCCCCCGGAGTTCCAGAGTGGGTCGTGACTTATGGCGATATGATGTCGCTGTTGCTCACGTTCTTCATCATGCTGGTTTCCTTGAGCGAAGTGGTCGCCGACAAAAAATATCAGGCGATTCTCGAAGCGATCATGCAATATTCCGGCTATGAAGCCGCACCGCCATCGCCAGAGGGCAAGAATTTCGCTTTGAATTCGGTGGTTGAACGGCTAGATACGCTCGGCTCGTTCACATCAGGTCCGGGAACGGGAGGCATTCGCCAAGCCAGTATGCCGGGGGAATCGTTGCAAATTCTCCGCACTCGCGAGGGGAAACCCAGACGCGTCGGCAATCCGATCCTGTTCGAGACCGGCGAATTTACACTCTCGGAAGCTGCTCTGGACCAACTCGTGGAAGCCGCCCGGCAATTAGCGGGAAAACCGAACAAAATCGATCTTCGCGGCCACGTCGCTCACGACACCGAAAACACGGGCATTATGCTTTGTTACCAGCGGTCCAAAGCCGTTCGGGCCGAGTTGATCGCCTTGGGAATCTCGCCGGTCCGGATTCGGATCACGGCGGTTGGAAGTGCGGAACCGGAAACGACAATTAGCGACCAACTCACCCCGCACCCGGATCGTGTCGAAGTGATGATTCTCGACGCATTCGCCAGCGAATTCATCGGCCCGAGTGAATTGCCGGAGTAG